A window of Watersipora subatra chromosome 10, tzWatSuba1.1, whole genome shotgun sequence genomic DNA:
GAGTTAAATGACATTGTAAAGAGCTGAAAGTGGATAAACAGAGCTGTTAGAGTAAATACAGAGCTTTTAGAGTATATGCAGAGCTGTGGGAGTATATGCAGAGCTGTGGGAGTATATGCAGAGCTGTGGGAGTATATGCAGAGCTGTGGGAGTATATACAGAGCTGTAGGAGTGAATACAGAGCGGTGAGAGTATATGCAGAGCTGTGGGAGTATATGCAGAGCTGTGGGAGTATATGCAGAGCTGTAGGAGTATATATAGAGCTGTGGGAATGAATACAGAGCTGTGGGAGTATATGCAGAGCTGTGGGAATATATGCAGAGCTGTGGGAGTATATGCAGATCTGTTAAAGTGAATACAGAGCTGTGGGAGTATATGCAGAGCTGTGGGAGTATATGCAGAGCTGTAGGAGTGTATACAGAGCTGTAGGAGTATATACAGAGCTGTGAGAGTATACGCAGAGCTGTAGGAGTATATATAGAGCTGTGGGAGTGAATACAGAGCGGTGAGAGTATATGCAGATCTGTTAAAGTGAATACAGAGCTGTGGGAGTATATGCAGAGCTGTTAGGGTAAATACGGAGGTGTGGGGGTATATGCAGAGCTTTTAGGAATATACAGAACTATAGGAGTATATGCAGAACTATAAGATTATATGCAAAACTATAAGAACATACAAAAAACCTAAAACTAAATAATACGGTGGAGAAGAGACTATAAAGAAGCtacatataatattacataacaaAGAATATAGAGAACAATAAAACCttaaaataaaaaggaaaaagaaTACACGGAGTTACTTTTAAAGATAGAGTGCTATATAAGAGCATACATATAAGAGCAACGTGAGAATAGAGCAAGTCGTAGAAGGGCTCTAAAGGTGTACTCACCTTTGAAAAAGAAGTACTGCTGGATGCTTTGACCGATGTAGGCATAGAATCTATGGAGCCCTTAGGATTGGATTTCTTGTCTATAGTAACAAAAGAATAAAGTATGATAAAGGCTGCGATTTGCTTTaaacgcacacacacacttttgTATTTCACTTCGCAAAAAGGCTACTTAAAAAGGTATATCATTTATGAATATGCTAAACTACAGAAAATGTTTCAGGAAGCTGACACTGAAGTTATAAGTGATGAAACTAACTAAACATGAAACTCTCCAATTTCAGTTCTAGTAGCTAATAAAAGCTGAGAGTGAGGAGTAAATCATGTCCTTTTCAGCAAGAGAATAGCATCTCAATAGCTCTAGAAAAACTTCTAACAAGTTCACTAGCACTGTCAAAAAGGCTTTCTCAACAAGAAGCTGTCACATATAAGCGTTATTTCTTTGAGTTTTGTCAAAACATCATCCAACTGGTTTCATATTAGATGTTTGATATACATGGTTAGACTCATTTTACAAATGAAGTTAAAAACAGGATTAGAGCATAACTTACGACGTCGACCACCAGTGCTCTTCCTAGCTGTCACATTCAAACCTAGAAAATATGCAGTTGAGCTATAATGATATATCTTTGGCAATTATTTAACAGCTGACAAGTGGCAAAACAAGTGACAGGAGGTATATCTTCTATTCTTTTACTAGAAAGTCACACATCTGCAgaaaaaaaccaataaaataatGGTTGCTTTCTACTCGATACTGCAATTTAAGCACAAAAATTGCCGTTGCATTAGCTTTCATCAGTTTTCGTTCAGTTGCGTCAATTCTCCATTACAGTGACATAAACTTggataaaaaagaacaaaatttACTAACACTTTACACGGCAaacaagtgaaaagtgtaaacaTGTTAATAACTGTTAAGAACTGACATTTGCGTTTGTCTTTAGTTTCTATAGCATTGAGGCAATTGTATTTCTCTCTCAGCAGATCTAAAACAGGAGAAGTTTAAAAGATGAATGAAACACAGATTACAAATTGTTTGcatgtaaaattttgtgttcaTAAGGAACAGAACCAATTTTAGACATCTAGCAAGTAGATTGCATAACTAGCAAGGATAACAGCGTAAGTGTGATAGAAATCGTAATGATAGAAACTGCGCAAGAAAGGTAGTTATCAGTAATGAATATGAAAGTAAAGAAGTAATGgcaacataaaaacaaaaaaagcaaaCAACAATGACTGGTAGAAcagtcataaaaaatgtcattaGCTCGCTAAAGTAAAATACAATGTACCACTTCTGTAAAGGAGTTCAACTTGAAACTAAAGCATACATAAATGCTACATTGTGTTCCCCTAAAATACTTTATTGAAAGAGTGGTTTCATAATCACCTTTAAAATGTTTCAAGCTTTCCcgaagtaatatatatatatataaatatactttgaTCACATTAAATATCCCAAAGTTAAAACTATACGaaatttgtaatatttatatctatgtAAGCCTGGTTTCAAGCTAAGTGCTAAAGCCTACAAAAACCTGTGTTATATTGGTTTAGATTCATAATGAACAATCTCAGCAATCAGTTATACAAGTATGTTTTAACCTTTCAATAACAAACCTTTTCCTAGTATATTCTCCAGTGGTATCAGAGCCAACTTGGGTTCAAACAGTCTAGAGAGCACAGTCTTACTAGAATTTGTTTGCTTTCCTCCTCTGACAGATGATTGCTTACCAGCGTGTTGAGAGTTTCTAGGCGGACTAGCTATAGAGTATAAATGATCTGAGTTTGGTGGAGCGTGAATGTTATCCAAACTGGAACCAGCTTCTTTATCAGCTGAGTTATCTGAAGCACCTCCGAGATCTGGAGACGGGTTTACAAGAATTTGGGAATTAATATCTGATGAGGGAGTTGTATCATCTAATTGTAAAATAGGGCCTTTAACTACGTCGACAAATGATGGAATTAAAGATCCATTATAACAAGGAAATTTCAAGAGATCAGAAGATGAGAGTGTATGTACTGTTGAGGCGGAACAAATCTTGGGAAGAAGCATTGATGTAACGGATTCTGCTAGAGCTGCGGTAGAGAATGCCGACGAGGTATTTGCGAAGGTACGATTTCTAGAACTCTtgtatgtttttttaaacttaggcAATGGTACAGAGTCCAATGCATCACTTTGGCTTCTTTTTGCATTGTTCTGGGACTCCCCAGCATATGCAGTCTTCCACTTGTCTGCATCCTTTGTGTTTGAAATTTGTTCCAAGCCTAATACATCAGAGAACTCTGATAGGTTCATGGTTTGAATAGGAGAAAGAAGGGCACGTTGGGCGACTGAGAGATCGTTAGACTGATTATTCTCTAGAATTTTGGATGTCTCAGTAGTATGATCTCCATTAGGACTAGGATTTATATTGCCATTCGTATTCATATGAAATTTAGTATCAGTTTTAGTAACAGGAACACAGTTGGTGAGGGTGTCGGTCATCTCTTTGAAGACTTCATGACTTGGTTTCATCTCGTTAGATGAATCTTGTTTAGGTTGCACAGCAGaacttttcacttttttgttttctgCAATGAACAGTTGAAAACTATCAACAGGTGCACTGGAATGCAAAGAAACTACTTCAAAAATCTCTAGAAAACTTCAACATACTACAAATCTCCTAGATaaacaaaaaacataatttcCTTTATGCATTCGTAATGATGGTTTTGTGATTTTTACAAAAGACATATTGAAGGGTGATTGTCagaatttcttttttaattgaATGCCTTTGAAAAAAATGCGTTGAGCAATATTGCATTAACCTTTCCGGAGCAACATTCTAACCACAGGTGGCAAGTTTcttgtaaaaaaaaacttgtcgAGTGTTTTTACTCTACAAAAGTGAATGACACTGTTGATGTTGTTatatagaataaaaattatTCTACAACTTTAAGATGGATTTACCAGTGAAGAGCACTAAGTTAACATTTTTTCTCGAGAAAGTTTTGAGACTTAccaaatgaaatgaaaagaatCGAGTTTCTGGTATCTTTTACTTACTGTAAAATTGTATTGACTCGAAGCATCCTACCAGTAAGAATTGAACTGAATCAAGTCTTTACTGTCATCATAGAAGAATTGACTCAATCtctattttcaataagcaaaatTACACGAGTCAAACGCGCCATTCCTTCTCTTCAAAATTACTGAATGGATGGAAAATAAACACGGTTACTTTAATTACAACTGACAGTATGTCCTAAGCAACACAGTCTGTTACTTGGTATACGCCAAAGCAAAGATGTTAGAGCAGCCCCATGTCGCCACCTAAACACATTTTTACAGACTTTTATACCCTTGCATATATTTGATTGattaataatatgtatactATGCACTAACTTTATGGTTTGCCTGTGCACTGacaatatgtttatttataggCTTTATAGCTGCTGATGAATATTGTTCATTCTACCGTACAGCTTTTATACCGACTCAACTTTTTACGTACACAAATACTACGATCTGTTATCAGATCCACCCAAAACTTTGCCACAATAAATATAGGAAGTTAAGATATCGCTGTTCCGAAAATGATATGATTGTGCCAAAAACGAACCAGTTGCATAAGTTTTTTCTTTGCTTACAAAACAGCGAATAAAATTGtggtttcattttttttaattttcggtTTAGGATAAAAGAAATATTGTAAACAGGGACATAAACGTATTGCTGTTAGTGAAATCCTTTAACACTTCATCAATCAATGATAGTTCTGGCTACTACATTTTTATATCACATGAGTAacgaatgcccggcgttgctaaggtaataaaaaaaatcttatgacaaaaaaatttattttttattaacgtataacaacagttaccattctaactttcaaacttcatatcatgagaaagggttttgtgcagttgaaataaaacaaaaaaataaaactgttaagGTGTTTACGtgtaaatgtgaagtaattAGCAATGGCTAAATAACGTCTTTTTTAGTACGattccattttaaataaattttattttacttattttaaaccaaataaaaaaattatttggtataaaattacatgatttttatttgtttcagtGTGGGCATGGTAAGGCGAAAATGttatatagagtggtatagaaacccactCTATACGAAATTGGTGATTATCTAATGCATAACACCCCTGGTAAAATCGACAACATTTTTAATATAGTACCTATTAAAAATTGGTAATAAACTAACTATAGAAACTAACCATAGTTATCTATAGCAGCTTTAGTGTATtgagtggttatgatctgtaagACAAtctaacattacaatgtactatgcgCAGTCCCTACCGTGGgtagttcttaccttcaagaaagacatacaacataaatattaaatttcactcaaataaatttagcttactaaacacataattattgctaagtttttgtatgttttttactaaacttcaactctatcaatagttaaaatattatcacctatctgttttctgtttcgtttttactataacttatgaTGAACAAAGCTGAAGTCTGAAATAGAACaagcgagcatcgtatctctttcatgcgTTGTGAAAGGGATTTTGACAAATAGCATATTGGAATTTTCATTATATCATCGTAATCCgaacaccgactgccaaattttaacttcCAGAAAAATtcttgttgatatcgtatgggaAAACTGAAAAGAATTTTGCCTTGTATGAGGAAGACGAAAAAAACATTGTGCCCTACATTTTTTTAGGtgaaaaactttttataacGGGGGTATTGTGACCCGGCGGCGAACTGTATTAATTATTCATCGCATGCAATCGCTAAATGGAAATAGATTATATGGTACAAGTGACTGGTGTAATAAAACTGCAGTGGTTATTGTATTTGTGCACTTGTTAGTACACCTGCAATGTGAATGTCACGAGCTTTATTACTATAACTGGACTATTACTGGACTATTACTGGACTATTACTggactattactattactggactattactattactggactattactattactggactattactattactggactattactattactggactattactattactggactattactattactggactattactattactggactattactattactggactattactattactggactattactattactggactattactattactggactattactattactggaCTATTACCggactattactattactggactattactattactggactattactattactggactattactattaccggactattactattactggactattactattactggactattactattactggactattactattactggactattactattactggactattactattaccggactattactattactggactattactattactggactattactattaccggactattactattactggactattactattactggactattactattactggactattactattaccggactattactattactggactattactattaccggactattactattaccggactattactattactggactattactattactggaCTATTACTATTACCAGACTATTACTGGACTATTACTATTACCGGACTATTACTGGACATATGAACAatagacaaacattgagatttatatatatagatgtttgtCTGCGTTTTGGTTAAATAGCAAAAAGCGACAGCGCTTATATTTTGAAGTCTGTTtcactaaactacaaaaatatcaaagatttcttttgtttttcaaatgccTTAATTTTTGTGCAGATTTTCTGCTGgttcaaaaactttaaaatgaagTTATATGACAAAAAATCTGGTTTTACAGCAAAAGTACCGAGTGTATGCAAAAACTGATAGGCATGACTTAATTCCTCTCAAAACCAATAAAATCTTAAGTGAAACGGTTAatatttgctatacaaacaATCAATAGACTGAGCTAATGTGTGTAGCTGAATTAGCAATTGTGggttattgttattttgatacATTGTCATAGATcaatttttgtaagaattaatagagaattgattttgtttatttgggAAATGTGAATTGAATCAAATCATTGAATCAAATCGTTGAAGTGAGGATAGCTAAAGAATTCAGTTGTGATGTGTTTGCAATGAATTGTCAATTGAATCGATTCTCATATGACatatgatgcaaaagaattgaTAATTGAATTGTCAATCGTTGATGAAAATAGAAATGAATCAAGCCATTTTTCAAAGCCTTATAAACATCTCTGATATTTACCACTTCGACCTTCTCCGAGTCTGTGCAAAAATATTGATCAATAAGATCAATATTGATCAAGAAGATCAATATTGATCAAGAAGATATTTTCACGAAACATCAGCAGAaaatcaataacaataaaaaagcgTGTTCACAAAATTAACTTTGAAAAGGTTTTTCAGCTTTTTAATACTACTGTCAACCACAGAGCAAAGGTCACTGTGATAAAAGTTATTGGTGGAGCTAGGTCTTGCTCAATATCAATAAAATGACAATTACCATTTTGTTCATAAGGATGTACAGTAGACGGTCCTGTAACATAAACGTATTACATAAATTCCACTTAAACTAAAGAAATTATGCAAAGCTTTTGCTTTTTACTGcataaaaattccatataacaaaGCATCAAGTCAGTGCAAATTCTCTAATGTGGTTTAATAATGAAAATCTCATAGCCAATTAAAGCGTTTTTTCTCCTTTGCCGCACTTGAGAAATGAAACGATGTTTAGGGGCATCTCTATGATATGTACAAGTACACTGGTAGTCTAGGGTGccttgagagatcatcatgaagCAATAAAGCCCAGATAATAAGTAGGTGCACAATTACTCATAAATACCtaaaggtggttgagtggtgcaggtcttggagtgtcagtctaccaaatAATAAGAATAACTCTGAATAACATCGAAACCCAACTTCAGACTGCCCAACcgacgaacagacagacacagcttttattaaagcaaaaatttatttttgttctacTTTATTTTCAACATATGTTTTGCACCATAGACCTTGCTGTTTGAAAAAAGTGAACAAATCAACTTAAAATGACATTGAAGGTGTCTTCAACACTAAACCAAGAGAAcatgatataaaaaataatcgatacaaaccaataatacaacaGTTATTATAAAATCACTGAGTGAAAACGTTGAATATTAGTTTTTATCTTTATGAAGAGAGGTGAGTGTGGGAATATCTTGGAGTGAAtgaggcaatttacatgtagtcAAACATGGACAACTTGAACTTGAAactttgagttatccatgtttgactgtattttgctGTTGGTAGGACTTAGAATCACGATAACGTAAATGTTCTCGGAAGGGATTATTTACCTTACAGTAGTTTCTACTGTAACTGCTGCAACTCTACATTGACTACAACTATTTATGTCTATGGTTCTGAACCTGCTTAGGAAACTTAATAGCTTAAGTTTAGCAAGCACCAACACTAGCGTTTGCCAATAAAATAACTCTAATATGTCACTCTATCGTTAATAGGCTTTCAACTACTAAATATGCACAAAATGTATCTATTTTGGGCTTGTCACTTAGACCATCAAAGGGGCAGCAGcgttaaattttaaaagatttatcaCTAAGTATAGATATTTTGCCTCCGTTTGAAGTTTTGTCTAAgcaatctgactgccaggattcTTTGGGACTGAAATCGCCAAAACAGTTAAAACACTCGGCAGATAAATTTGCTGCAAGTACCACTATATACGCGGTACCCACAGTAAATAAAATCCATATTTGTTTATTCTGCAATAACAGAAACTGAAAAACTTGGAAAACCAAGCgatgaataaaattaaacattttacaaaGTGTAAGTTAAAACTTAACAAAATGCTTTCATTTCCCTCCACAAATGCATAATTTAgtttattgttgttataaaGACTTCGTAGCTATCTTTGCTATTTTTGTCCTCAAAAAATGACCTCGACATCCAAGATAACAAAGGTTCTGTTCTTCAGCCGTCACTGCCTTCATGGCTACATTAATCTTTCTCTTGGGTCAGAAATCAGAAtactatttttcttttttataatatgACTTTTTCCTTCCTTTTATCATGCATTGGTGAATTATATAAACAGGTGCTCAGTATATAAAAAAAAAGTTCATTTTCATAACTTGCAGTATTAACTAAACGTTTTTCGCATCTGAAATGCATTAAGTCAAATTGAGTTATTTTATATTGGATTACGACTTTGGAAATAGACATACGACCCGGTTGATATTCCTGCTTGATCATGAAGTAAACTAAACTCGGATCTCGAGATTCGGCTTTAATATGATCACAACCTAAAGTCGTATACTCATTATGGTTTTAATACCATGAACACTAAATTTTATTTCTGACAATTTATAGTGTATTTTGTAGACATATTAACAGTCTACACCTACTTTATCATTGCAGATGATGTAGgtgtagaaaataaaataataaaaataaaattgaacaaaaatgttttaacgACACATGTATATGGCTTCATATTTTCTTACTGTCTCGTCGACCAGAAAGATTTTAGCTTTGGTCACTTCAGAAATTTTTTGTAGACGGCCTGTGGTATTAAATGAGTGAGCTCAACGCCtaaatgagtttttaaaagcttCAGTTACCAATAATTTATGACTTTTTGAAACCTTTTATTGCCATGAAGTTAAATTTCTAATAAACACTCATCACTTGGCTTCTAGGAAATGACAATTCTTATAGCGCATTAGTTAAGTGATAAAAGTCAAATTACCCATTCGGGACAACAAGCATAGTCAAGTGACAGCAAAAACATGAAGCCAGCCGAGAAGAATAAAAAAGCTTCGCGGTTTTTTTAGTGAAAAACTGCAAAACTGCTTTCTCTACATATTTTTCTATACTGATGATTAAAACAAATGTGGCGGTTCCAGATCAAGTTCAAAAGTTAATTTTGACAGTTATACCAATTTATACAGTGTTAGCATCAACAACCCTGCAAACAGTTAGCCATGAGAACTATAAGtctattataacaaaaataaaacagtggAAAGATATCTTCAAACAAAATGATAAGAACTGTCATCGAAAACGAATATACATTTAGCCTAGAAGTTGTCGATATGACACCTACTTGCTGGTGCCCTTCTCTTAGTTCCCTTCCGGGTCATTGGTGTAGATATGACTGGGGTAGTACCTTGATTAGTAGTGTTCCCTATCGGCTTGTCTACTTCCTCAGTATGAGAACCATCCGCACTAGGTACTGAAGCGGAGGGAGTTAGATTATCAGGTGCTTCACTCACAGTTACAGACGGTGATGCAACTACGTCACCCTctttaaaattaaatgatttGGCGGCAAGAATTCTTGAGACTGATTCTTTAGACTGCCTTGACAAATTGTCCGGTGTGTCCAGTTCGGCAAGACTAATCTCTGATTGGCTCACAAGAGAATTCTCTGCAATATGTGTCAACCCCTTCCAACAATAGCAATGACAATGTGAGACGCTGTAGCATTGATATTGTTTCTTCAATCAGCCAATGAAAAAAAGCAAAGAATTGTTCTGAGTTTTAAGAACAAACAACATAAAAAGCCTACGCAGCCTCGACTCATTTATTTTATCTCAAGTGAcagtatactaaaatatttcaatcACCACATGTGCAAATTACTTAAAATTGAGTACTTTGTAACCAACATACAATGCATATGGGATGCAAAGTCGCTCagtaaattaaatgtttttgatataaagTTGCCATGAAACACAGATAAGGGCAGGAATGACAAACAAAAATACTGTTTTCAACGTTAATTTTAGCTTTGTTAACTTTAATTAATGACTAATAAAATACATAGTTTTAAGGCAAATTTTGAAACTCTAGCACAGTTTGAGAACATCATATCAACTCGCAAGTTAATTTTAACAGCTATATTTAGCGCATGTCTTCATTATAATAAACTCAGTTAACATGTTTTAATAGATGATCACGTAGCACTACAAAACCTCTGCCTAAAATActgataaaaagtaaaattccaTCACTCTTTTATCATTTTATCGATTCCATCAAGTGAGAGCTCTTGGCCTACATACCAGATTTCCTTAAATCTTTCTGTTGCATTCAGTCTAAGCTGTCAAAAATTGCAATATaccaatattttcaaaataaagaaTGGATATTTATTAACATTTGCCTTAAAAGTAAAGTTTGACcagtttgtaaaaaaatatactGAAGAGAGTTACATTTAGATATTTAAGAGAACATTTGACATGAGAAGCAGTACCATCAAAAGGATGTCAAAGCAACTATGAAAATATGCACTTACCTGGAAAACTTATGACTTGCTCACTTTTAACAAGAGAGTGCTCTGTACTCAAATGCCTGTCAATGTCGTCTGAATATAATGAGCGATACTCGCAGTAGCGACACTCGTATAACCTGATAACCAAATCTGACATCATTGGGTGACAGAAAACAGTATAAAACAACTAGTCATATTATCAACTTTGAACGCCTCAATTTTAGCACAATAAGGAACCACATCGACATAATGACATCAGGGGTGATAGAAAGAAATTACTAAGGCTATGTTCGCACACGCGATGCGCAGCAGGATTTGCATTTTTAGTATTTATACAGGCTGCCCTGAAACTATATGTCAAAATTTAGCTAAAAAGTTGTTAAAACCTTTGAATATGCAAACAGGTTAAAAAGGAAAAGGAGAATAAACAATCACGCCATTTCAATGCTTCTAAGATTTCATTGGAATGAGTCAATACAATTCTGAAAACGTCACTCAGAAAAGGCCATAATTTCCAAGTAATTCTCATCATTGAACCAAAATATGTttacaggctgataaactgctGGGAAGGGAAGGTTTCTGTTCATTTACAATGATGAAGATTGTTTTGAAATTGGATAAATTTAGAACCTTGGTAGTATTCACTTTTTACATACCGTACGTTTctgactataaaccgcacccctatataagtcgcatctgctttattttccaaaaaatgataataaaacaatacataggccacacatttgtataggccgcagaactcaggacggtgctttttaatacGGCAGCAACCTTCCGCTTTAAAACTATTCTAATATGTTTTTGGCTATTCTAATGAAACTTCCCACAATCCAGCAGGTAAAACAGAGAAGGTTGCTGACAATAAAGTATGCCCAAAGGCAACAAttgcataaaaattttaaatgagcTTTTTCAAATCCTGATTATCAAATTCTTAATTGCCTCCGAGTGCAACACAGACGTGCCTTTATATTGATAAAAGAAAACTAAAAAGGTCAAAGTTGAACAAAAATATCTGTGTAATGAAATGCTGTATAATACCAATGCAGCTTCTGGCGATAGTGTGTATAGTCGATAGGAAGCTTGTTTTTGGTACAGCACTGAGACTTGCTGCTTTGAAGCTCAATTGATGACGCTCTTCGTTCGAAGGCATTTCTAATTGTCAGCTTCAATTTTTCGCAATTCTCACATCCAAAACTCTGGGTGCTTCCTGACAAGGTCTGTAACAGTTTAAAATCAATTTGCCTTGTTTCAGTATTTCCAATATTTCATAACTtgtattttcaaaatatgttaattcttagttataatatatgtatgtctATGACAATTGATAATTTTGCGTGTTTAGTTTCACAACTTTTCATTAAGGTTTTTTATCTGCATTTCATCAGAGTTCATAAGCAATAATTCAAAAACTATCAACAACCAATAACTCCTAAGCTGATGAAatcaactctttcgctaccggcTAGGCAAAGCATTTGCGCATGGTCAAGAGCCGCATAGTATGGCTTCAATAGGCTTTATACAAAATGCTTCggattagtgagtagttaattaattagcctATCGTATCTGTACTTAGATAAAAGGAAACAATGTCTACTACCTATCACGAtagtagtttcgctttgcaaaaacttaaattttatcGCGATTTCTTTTTAGTGATAAACAGTCGCGTCAGACGCATTACAAATTATACAAATCTATGGACTTTGGGTGATTTTTGTTAGTGATGCACGATAAAGCGGTATAATTCgatgtgacgatatatttcagtggacgattttatatttggtcagttttcaaatcGATATTAATATCGAAGCtgatattttatcgaaataccagcttattttattttgcaaaactggagttgtctattctccTTATTGTAAAGAGgggacaactcctgtttttcaaTCGATATTAactgatatttttt
This region includes:
- the LOC137405840 gene encoding uncharacterized protein, encoding MDSPTPSLRSCSTSPFPIIVNSETLSGSTQSFGCENCEKLKLTIRNAFERRASSIELQSSKSQCCTKNKLPIDYTHYRQKLHWLYECRYCEYRSLYSDDIDRHLSTEHSLVKSEQVISFPENSLVSQSEISLAELDTPDNLSRQSKESVSRILAAKSFNFKEGDVVASPSVTVSEAPDNLTPSASVPSADGSHTEEVDKPIGNTTNQGTTPVISTPMTRKGTKRRAPAKNKKVKSSAVQPKQDSSNEMKPSHEVFKEMTDTLTNCVPVTKTDTKFHMNTNGNINPSPNGDHTTETSKILENNQSNDLSVAQRALLSPIQTMNLSEFSDVLGLEQISNTKDADKWKTAYAGESQNNAKRSQSDALDSVPLPKFKKTYKSSRNRTFANTSSAFSTAALAESVTSMLLPKICSASTVHTLSSSDLLKFPCYNGSLIPSFVDVVKGPILQLDDTTPSSDINSQILVNPSPDLGGASDNSADKEAGSSLDNIHAPPNSDHLYSIASPPRNSQHAGKQSSVRGGKQTNSSKTVLSRLFEPKLALIPLENILGKDLLREKYNCLNAIETKDKRKCLNVTARKSTGGRRHKKSNPKGSIDSMPTSVKASSSTSFSKSSMLPPVAIMSPLHITTDCSSSVTSISPVKRLSYKEMSNSSADEDDDPWPSPRDQELLCESASSKSNEKLIRDNSAASFTSTPHRQMSTPLLTIGRCSATPESFSMSPNQSTSSKMSGRYPPSKRITKEIISYALTSFCLPDTAKLFPVNKNSPVRSLVSECAVIRSHSTVKFVHDKRSKCIKHNCRPALEINSDISLNNSAIEDEEVAVSNVWPGPSSSDEERELSSTSCSQEALQLPSLQTSVSSASIVPYQPG